One genomic window of Prochlorococcus marinus str. NATL2A includes the following:
- a CDS encoding DUF3134 domain-containing protein has translation MSDLEKINLSDLDGINPALTRYGRQEPAPVLPLREEPDLLSWLETSGRLVSDQDSNDQEISTVEEEELSALMGEKEDYKAEEEPSDEEWED, from the coding sequence ATGAGCGATCTAGAAAAAATCAATTTATCTGATTTAGACGGTATTAACCCCGCGCTAACTAGATATGGTAGACAAGAACCTGCTCCTGTTCTACCACTAAGAGAAGAACCCGATTTATTATCTTGGCTAGAAACAAGTGGAAGATTAGTGTCTGATCAAGATTCAAATGATCAAGAAATAAGTACAGTTGAAGAAGAAGAACTTTCAGCTTTAATGGGAGAAAAAGAAGACTATAAGGCTGAAGAAGAACCAAGCGATGAAGAATGGGAAGATTAA
- a CDS encoding Tic20 family protein, whose translation MPSIGARLLGVLLYMIPWSDSLTFGNHLYIKYPFIQIIQIPAIPIILIERSIPFGSLLLFLAIFFGLVRNSKVSYFLRFNALQSLLINIGVIIVSFIFEIIFSPFSNSLIIRTFSSSLLIGLFLMIVYSVWSCTQGNEPNLPGISQATKMQL comes from the coding sequence ATGCCTTCAATAGGAGCCAGATTATTAGGGGTTCTTCTATATATGATTCCATGGTCTGACTCTCTTACCTTTGGAAATCATTTATATATAAAATATCCTTTTATTCAAATCATTCAAATACCAGCAATTCCCATAATATTAATTGAAAGATCAATACCTTTTGGGAGTTTATTATTATTTTTAGCCATCTTTTTTGGTCTGGTCAGAAATAGTAAAGTATCTTATTTTTTACGTTTTAATGCACTTCAATCATTGTTAATAAATATTGGAGTAATCATAGTTAGTTTTATTTTCGAGATTATTTTTAGTCCTTTTTCAAACTCATTAATTATCAGAACATTCTCGAGTTCTTTATTAATCGGTCTTTTTTTAATGATTGTTTATTCTGTTTGGTCTTGCACACAAGGAAATGAGCCGAATTTGCCGGGAATAAGCCAAGCAACAAAAATGCAATTGTGA
- a CDS encoding shikimate dehydrogenase, translating to MVPEHSLSKFESTSSKMSTITGKTNLVGLLGQPVNHSLSPIMHNAAYEEMGLDWCYVAMPCESQDLEKVTKALRFLDFKGLNITIPHKQEVLKACNKLTEISNEIQAVNTLIPEENNQWIGANTDVQGFLTPLKDHNLKNKNVVVIGCGGSARAVVMGLSSLNVKKVTIIGRNDSSLNIFVKSTRNLLSRRGISIESINNKELNVSPYIQEADLIINTTPIGMNDSKTNQENVPLGREIWDCLSNKTILYDLIYTPRPTNWLQIGQQKNCFTIDGLDMLVEQGAFSIRLWSGFHDVPVQTMKSSAEKHLMV from the coding sequence GTGGTTCCCGAACATTCTCTTAGCAAATTTGAATCAACATCATCAAAAATGAGTACTATCACTGGAAAAACTAATCTTGTAGGACTTCTTGGACAACCAGTAAATCATTCACTGTCTCCAATTATGCACAATGCCGCATACGAAGAGATGGGACTAGACTGGTGTTATGTGGCAATGCCTTGCGAGAGTCAAGATTTAGAGAAAGTCACAAAAGCATTAAGATTTTTAGACTTCAAAGGCCTAAATATAACTATCCCCCATAAACAAGAGGTTTTAAAGGCTTGCAACAAATTAACTGAAATTTCAAATGAAATCCAAGCAGTTAATACACTTATACCAGAAGAAAATAATCAATGGATAGGAGCAAATACTGATGTACAGGGATTCTTGACACCATTAAAAGATCATAATTTAAAGAATAAAAATGTGGTGGTAATAGGTTGCGGAGGCAGCGCTAGAGCAGTAGTAATGGGATTAAGCAGTTTAAATGTTAAAAAAGTAACAATAATTGGTAGGAACGACAGTAGCTTAAATATTTTTGTGAAAAGCACGCGTAATTTATTATCAAGAAGGGGTATATCAATTGAAAGTATTAATAACAAAGAATTAAATGTTTCACCATATATTCAAGAAGCCGATTTAATTATCAATACAACTCCAATAGGAATGAATGACAGTAAAACTAACCAAGAAAATGTTCCTCTTGGTCGTGAAATATGGGACTGTCTCTCTAATAAAACTATTTTATACGATTTGATTTATACTCCAAGACCAACAAACTGGTTACAAATTGGGCAACAAAAAAATTGTTTTACAATTGATGGGTTGGATATGCTTGTCGAACAAGGAGCTTTTTCAATAAGACTTTGGAGTGGTTTTCATGACGTACCGGTTCAGACAATGAAATCATCTGCAGAAAAACATTTAATGGTTTAA
- the rpsF gene encoding 30S ribosomal protein S6, which yields MSEQPYYETMYILRPDIPEEEVDSHLKKYSEILEKSETEVLDSQMRGKRRLAYPIAKHKEGIYVQLSHKGNGQQVATLERAMRLSEDVIRYITVKQDGPLPTPKPTSKENEPEKEEVKPTEEKTESPSKDEKKEDSKE from the coding sequence ATGTCTGAACAACCCTATTACGAAACCATGTACATTCTTCGCCCGGATATACCGGAAGAAGAAGTTGATAGCCATTTAAAAAAATATAGTGAGATTCTTGAGAAGTCTGAAACGGAAGTATTAGATAGTCAAATGAGAGGCAAAAGAAGACTTGCCTATCCCATTGCAAAACATAAAGAAGGAATATATGTGCAATTGAGCCACAAAGGCAACGGACAACAAGTTGCAACCTTAGAGAGAGCCATGAGGTTAAGTGAGGACGTTATTCGCTACATCACAGTTAAACAAGATGGTCCTTTGCCAACTCCAAAACCAACTTCTAAAGAAAACGAACCAGAAAAGGAAGAAGTAAAACCTACCGAAGAAAAAACTGAATCACCTTCCAAAGACGAGAAGAAAGAAGACTCTAAGGAATAA
- a CDS encoding argininosuccinate synthase has product MGKANKVVLAYSGGVDTSVCIPYLKEEYGVEHVIAFAADLGQGDELDEIKKKAISAGASQSLIGNLVKPFIEDFAFPAIRSNALYQGRYPLSTALARPLIAKKLVEIARELNADGVAHGCTGKGNDQVRFDVTIGALAPDLQLLTPAREWGMSREETIAYGEKYGIVPPVSKKNPYSIDLNLLGRSIEAGPLEDPFQMPSEEVFGITSSIADSPNEPEIADILFENGYPVAINGEEMEPVSLIKKANSLAGKHGFGRLDIIEDRVVGIKSREIYETPGLLLLIKAHQEIESLTLPADLLDTKSRLERQWADLVYKGFWFSPLKEALDGFINYSQKQVNGTVRVRLFKGNVDVIGRKSKENSLYISDMSTYGSEDKFNHKSAEGFIYVWGLPSRIWSWINK; this is encoded by the coding sequence ATGGGAAAGGCTAACAAAGTTGTTTTGGCTTATTCAGGAGGGGTCGATACTAGTGTTTGTATTCCTTACTTGAAGGAGGAGTATGGAGTCGAGCATGTAATTGCTTTTGCCGCAGATCTTGGACAAGGTGATGAGCTGGATGAAATCAAAAAAAAGGCTATCTCAGCAGGAGCTTCACAATCACTAATTGGCAATTTAGTAAAGCCTTTTATTGAAGATTTTGCCTTTCCAGCAATTCGGTCTAATGCTTTGTATCAAGGAAGATATCCTCTTTCAACTGCATTAGCTAGACCATTAATTGCAAAAAAACTTGTTGAAATTGCAAGAGAATTAAATGCTGATGGAGTCGCTCACGGGTGTACGGGTAAAGGGAACGATCAAGTTCGCTTTGATGTGACAATTGGAGCTTTAGCTCCTGATTTGCAATTGCTTACACCAGCGCGTGAATGGGGTATGAGCCGCGAAGAAACTATTGCCTATGGAGAAAAATATGGAATAGTTCCTCCTGTAAGTAAAAAAAATCCCTACTCGATTGATTTGAATCTTTTGGGGAGAAGTATTGAAGCCGGTCCTCTTGAAGATCCATTTCAGATGCCATCAGAAGAGGTTTTTGGCATCACTTCCTCTATTGCTGATTCACCAAACGAGCCTGAGATAGCAGATATTTTGTTTGAAAATGGTTATCCAGTTGCAATTAATGGAGAAGAAATGGAGCCAGTATCTTTGATCAAAAAAGCTAATAGCCTTGCAGGAAAGCATGGTTTTGGACGTTTGGATATTATTGAAGACAGAGTAGTGGGAATTAAAAGTCGAGAAATTTATGAAACTCCAGGATTGCTTTTATTAATTAAAGCTCATCAGGAAATTGAGAGTTTAACTTTACCCGCTGACTTATTAGATACTAAATCTAGACTGGAACGACAATGGGCAGACTTGGTTTATAAAGGTTTTTGGTTTAGTCCTCTAAAAGAAGCTTTGGATGGATTTATTAATTATTCTCAGAAGCAAGTCAATGGAACAGTCAGGGTTAGGCTTTTTAAGGGTAATGTCGATGTTATTGGTCGTAAGTCAAAAGAAAATAGTTTGTATATTTCAGATATGTCTACTTATGGAAGTGAGGATAAGTTCAATCACAAATCCGCTGAAGGATTTATATATGTATGGGGATTGCCAAGTCGAATTTGGTCTTGGATAAACAAGTAA